A window from Mangifera indica cultivar Alphonso chromosome 2, CATAS_Mindica_2.1, whole genome shotgun sequence encodes these proteins:
- the LOC123209452 gene encoding serine carboxypeptidase-like — protein MKPATMASSSSFFHLHFSFLIFCLILSFSYAARFSTPYLPKLQAEKLIRGLNLFPKNDINTAVADTSVMASKIVEKQFSLHPLGDPRPSVQEFGHHAGYYKLLHTQAARMFYFFFESRNSTRDPVVIWLTGGPGCSSELALFYENGPYHIANNMSLVWNDYGWDKVSNLLFVDQPIGTGFSYTSDENDIRHDEDGVSNDLYDFLQAFFKEHPQYAMNDFFITGESYAGHYIPAFAARVHRGNRAKEGIHINLKGFAIGNGLTNPEIQYKAYPDYALNMRLINQSDYESLQTVIPPCERAIKTCESEGGHACSASYVVCNNIFNRIMRIAEDINYYDVRRKCNRDLCYDFSNMETFLNRESVREALGVGNIDFVSCSSRVYEAMLVDWMRNLEVGIPALLEDGIRVLIYAGEYDLICNWLGNSKWVHAMEWSGQNEFGAAPTLPFTVDGAEAGQMKSHGPLSFLKVHDAGHMVPMDQPKASLHMLRSWMQGQLTIPKSEHSIYRA, from the exons ATGAAGCCTGCAACAATGGcgtcatcttcttctttcttccatttacatttttctttcttaattttttgccTCATTTTATCATTCTCATATGCAGCACGATTTTCAACTCCCTACTTGCCAAAACTCCAGGCAGAAAAGCTCATAAGAGGGCTCAACTTGTTCCCCAAAAATGATATCAACACTGCTGTTGCTGATACTTCAGTTATGGCTTCAAAGATTGTTGAAAAGCAATTCAGTTTGCATCCTCTTGGTGATCCAAGGCCTTCTGTTCAAGAGTTTGGTCACCATGCTGGGTATTACAAGCTTCTCCACACTCAAGCAGCAAG GATGTTCTACTTTTTCTTCGAATCACGAAATAGCACGAGAGACCCTGTAGTTATATGGCTTACAGGCGGTCCAGGATGTAGCAGTGAACTGGCTTTGTTTTACGAAAATGGTCCTTACCATATTGCAAACAACATGTCTCTTGTGTGGAATGACTATGGCTGGGACAAG GTATCAAATCTTCTGTTTGTGGACCAGCCAATTGGAACAGGTTTCAGCTATACTTCAGACGAGAACGACATTCGACACGATGAAGATGGTGTTAGCAACGATTTGTATGACTTCTTGCAG GCCTTTTTCAAAGAGCATCCTCAGTATGCTATGAATGACTTTTTCATTACTGGAGAATCTTATGCCGGGCATTACATTCCTGCTTTTGCTGCTCGGGTTCACAGAGGAAACAGAGCAAAGGAGGGGATTCATATTAACCTGAAG GGATTTGCCATCGGTAATGGGTTAACTAATCCTGAAATCCAGTATAAAGCATACCCAGATTATGCTTTGAACATGAGGTTGATTAATCAGTCGGATTATGAGAGCCTCCAGACGGTGATTCCACCCTGTGAAAGGGCCATAAAAACTTGTG AATCTGAGGGTGGACATGCTTGCTCTGCTTCTTATGTTGTTTGTAACAATATATTTAACAGAATCATGAGGATAGCGGAAGATATAAAT TATTATGATGTTAGAAGAAAATGCAACAGAGACTTGTGCTATGACTTCTCAAATATGGAGACATTCTTGAACCGGGAATCAGTGCGGGAAGCTCTTGGAGTTGGAAACATAGACTTCGTTTCCTGCAGCAGTAGGGTATATGAAGCAATGTTGGTGGACTGGATGAGGAATCTTGAAGTTGGAATTCCAGCTCTCCTTGAGGATGGCATCAGAGTGCTTATATATGCCGGAGAATATGACCTTATATGCAACTGGCTTG GAAATTCAAAGTGGGTTCATGCAATGGAATGGTCTGGCCAAAATGAGTTTGGAGCAGCTCCCACTCTTCCATTCACAGTTGATGGCGCAGAAGCAGGGCAAATGAAAAGCCATGGCCCTCTCTCATTCCTCAAG GTCCACGATGCTGGGCACATGGTTCCAATGGATCAGCCAAAAGCTTCACTACAC